Proteins encoded within one genomic window of Desulfosalsimonas propionicica:
- the rplJ gene encoding 50S ribosomal protein L10 codes for MLTLSQKQELVSALHEKFEQKKILVLVDYKGLNVTKINDLRSKLRQAGIEFKVVKNTLLIRAAEQTDVELLRQQFEGPSAVAMSYDDPVAPAKVLCEFAKDNDKLQIKAGIMDGSVLDADGIKRLSELPSREVLLATVLGTMNAVPTGLVRALNNVPERLVYALKAINDQKEAA; via the coding sequence GTGTTAACGCTTTCGCAAAAGCAGGAGCTCGTGTCAGCCCTTCACGAGAAATTCGAGCAGAAAAAAATCCTTGTGCTTGTGGATTATAAAGGGCTCAATGTCACAAAAATCAACGATCTGCGATCAAAGCTCAGGCAGGCCGGCATTGAGTTCAAAGTGGTGAAAAACACCCTTTTAATCCGCGCCGCAGAGCAAACCGATGTGGAATTGCTCCGGCAGCAGTTTGAAGGCCCCAGTGCCGTGGCCATGAGCTATGATGATCCGGTGGCGCCGGCCAAGGTGCTCTGCGAGTTTGCCAAGGATAATGACAAGCTGCAGATCAAGGCCGGGATCATGGACGGCAGTGTGCTTGACGCCGACGGTATCAAGCGGCTTTCCGAATTGCCGTCGCGCGAAGTGCTGCTGGCAACCGTGCTGGGCACCATGAATGCCGTTCCCACAGGACTGGTTCGGGCCCTTAACAATGTTCCCGAGCGTCTGGTTTATGCCCTCAAGGCCATAAATGACCAGAAAGAGGCCGCTTAG
- the rpoC gene encoding DNA-directed RNA polymerase subunit beta': protein METIYDFFIKPKNPNRYKGVRVALASSEQIRSWSHGEIKKPETINYRTFKPERDGLFCAKIFGPIKDYECNCGKYKRMKHRGVICEKCGVEVIQSKVRRERMAHIDLASPVTHIWFLRSLPSKIGNLLDLTLKNLEKVLYFDNFIVIDPKDTGLSKLQLLSEEKYREARQLYGNKFEAGIGAEAIKILLERIDIEALYKELRTEIMETGSDAKRKKLAKRLKVVDAFRKSGLDPIWMILDVIPVLPPDLRPLVPLEGGRFASSDLNDLYRRVINRNNRLSRLMELRAPDIIVRNEKRMLQESVDVLIDNGRQGRVVTGTNKRPLKSLSETLKGKQGRFRQNLLGKRVDYSGRSVITIGPDLRLHQCGIPKEMALELFKPFIYHRLEQKGIVTTVKSAKKWVEKRTPEVWDTLDEVVKEYPVMLNRAPTLHRLGVQAFEPVLIEGKAIQLHPLVCTAFNADFDGDQMAVHIPLSMEAQIEARVLMLASNNILSPANGSPIIVPTQDIVLGIYYMTLGLSGARGSGMKFADTQEVRVAYDAGVVDLHAKVTVRIKGQRVETTVGRVLLWEIIPKGDSYILRHIMVTDRDKADDVVEAVEEGTPFRDLVKPYSEAFDKTYEGNIGLLDAPEFQEIFQLPDFEVESVFSLDEGDVSGIIHVGDQYHVFQVIEKRSEIPFDTINKVLNKKALQDLVDYTYRHKGPKATVILADRLKNIGYSYSTAGGLSISIDAMIIPESKWDIHAAAEKEVAEINHQYTEGLITQGEKYNKVVDIWARATDEIANKMMEAMEKPYIMTDLQKDAAQVDDKRLADMSDKTGGETVNPIFMMADSGARGSKDQMRQLAGMRGLMAKPSGEIIETPITANFREGLSVLQYFISTHGARKGLADTALKTANSGYLTRRLADVAQDCTVMEHDCGTVMGIEVEALLEGGEVIQPLEERVLGRIALEDVQDPFTDEVLIRRGDEIDESGVARISQAGVTSVKIRSVLTCRSRFGVCAMCYGRDLAHGGFVEIGQTVGIIAAQSIGEPGTQLTMRTFHIGGTASRRVEEAEIRARVQGIVKYNKLNVAVNAENRKIVMNRRGGEFSVVSDSGRELERCPVIYGADILVEDGQRVEAGQLLASWDPFTTPIITAVEGKVKFGDLVIGRTLQERVDPVTGKSSLTVVESKGMDARPRISIKDKEGKTANIPGSGPARYVLPVNTILMVEEHDHVRAGDIIGKIPRETTKTKDITGGLPRVAELFEVRKPKEAAVLSEIDGFVAIAKATKKGKQRLTVTPVDAGEKKEYLIPRGRHISVYDGDYVKAGEPLTAGSPNPQDILSIKGEVELARYLLNGVQEVYRLQGVRINDKHIEVIVRQMMRRVKIQTVGDTAFIPEEQVDRIEFEETNQAVVEQGGTPAVGEPLILGITKASLSTDSFISAASFQETTKVLTDASIAGAYDGLRGLKENVIMGRLIPAGTGRNEYGRPDIAAEY from the coding sequence TTGGAAACGATCTACGATTTTTTCATCAAGCCGAAAAATCCCAACCGGTACAAAGGCGTCCGGGTGGCCCTGGCCTCCTCGGAACAGATCCGGAGCTGGTCGCACGGCGAGATCAAGAAGCCCGAGACCATCAACTACCGGACCTTTAAACCGGAACGGGATGGTTTGTTCTGCGCAAAGATTTTCGGCCCCATCAAGGACTATGAGTGCAACTGCGGCAAGTACAAGCGCATGAAGCACCGGGGTGTCATCTGCGAGAAATGCGGCGTGGAGGTAATCCAGTCAAAGGTTCGGCGTGAGCGCATGGCCCACATTGATCTGGCTTCGCCCGTAACCCATATCTGGTTTTTGCGCAGTCTGCCGAGCAAAATCGGCAACCTGCTGGACCTGACCTTAAAGAACCTGGAAAAGGTTCTGTATTTTGACAATTTTATCGTGATCGATCCCAAGGACACGGGCCTTTCCAAGCTGCAGCTGCTCTCTGAGGAAAAATACCGGGAGGCGCGGCAGCTTTACGGCAACAAGTTCGAGGCGGGCATCGGGGCGGAGGCAATCAAGATTCTCCTGGAGCGCATCGATATCGAGGCCTTGTACAAGGAACTGCGTACCGAGATCATGGAGACCGGCTCTGATGCCAAGCGCAAGAAACTGGCCAAGCGGCTCAAGGTGGTGGATGCGTTTCGCAAGTCCGGCCTGGACCCCATCTGGATGATTTTAGACGTCATTCCTGTGCTGCCCCCGGATCTGCGGCCGCTGGTTCCGCTGGAAGGCGGGCGATTTGCATCCTCGGATTTAAATGACCTCTACCGCCGGGTGATCAACCGCAACAACCGGCTGAGTCGTTTAATGGAACTCCGGGCGCCGGATATCATCGTACGCAATGAAAAGCGCATGCTCCAGGAATCCGTTGACGTGCTCATAGACAACGGCCGCCAGGGCCGGGTGGTCACCGGCACCAACAAGCGCCCATTAAAATCCCTGAGCGAGACCTTAAAGGGTAAGCAGGGCCGGTTCCGCCAGAACCTGCTGGGCAAGCGCGTGGACTACTCCGGCCGGTCCGTGATTACCATCGGCCCGGATCTGCGGCTGCACCAGTGCGGGATTCCCAAGGAAATGGCCCTGGAGCTGTTCAAGCCCTTTATCTATCATCGCCTGGAGCAAAAAGGCATCGTCACCACTGTTAAAAGCGCCAAGAAATGGGTGGAAAAGCGGACTCCCGAGGTCTGGGATACCCTGGACGAGGTGGTCAAGGAATACCCGGTGATGCTCAACCGCGCCCCGACGCTTCACCGCCTGGGCGTCCAGGCTTTTGAGCCGGTGCTCATCGAGGGAAAGGCCATCCAGCTCCATCCCCTGGTCTGCACCGCGTTTAACGCCGACTTTGACGGCGACCAGATGGCCGTCCACATTCCGCTGTCCATGGAAGCCCAGATCGAGGCCCGGGTGCTGATGCTGGCATCCAACAATATTTTGTCGCCTGCAAACGGCAGCCCCATCATCGTGCCCACCCAGGATATCGTCCTTGGCATTTATTACATGACCCTGGGCCTGAGCGGTGCCCGCGGCAGCGGAATGAAGTTTGCCGACACCCAGGAGGTGCGCGTGGCCTATGACGCCGGCGTGGTGGATCTCCATGCCAAGGTCACCGTGCGTATCAAGGGCCAGCGCGTGGAAACCACGGTGGGGCGCGTGCTGCTGTGGGAAATTATTCCCAAGGGAGACAGCTACATCCTTCGCCACATCATGGTCACAGACAGGGACAAGGCCGATGACGTCGTGGAGGCGGTGGAGGAGGGCACCCCGTTTCGTGATCTTGTCAAGCCTTATTCCGAGGCGTTTGATAAGACGTATGAAGGAAATATCGGTCTTTTGGACGCCCCAGAGTTTCAGGAAATCTTCCAGCTTCCGGATTTTGAGGTGGAGTCGGTGTTTTCCCTGGATGAAGGCGATGTCAGCGGGATTATTCACGTGGGCGATCAATACCATGTATTCCAGGTTATTGAAAAACGCTCTGAGATTCCTTTTGACACCATCAACAAGGTGTTAAACAAAAAGGCCCTGCAGGATCTGGTCGATTATACCTACCGGCACAAGGGGCCCAAGGCCACGGTGATTCTGGCCGACCGGCTCAAGAACATCGGTTACAGCTATTCCACTGCCGGCGGGCTGTCGATTTCCATTGACGCCATGATTATTCCGGAAAGCAAGTGGGACATTCACGCGGCTGCGGAAAAAGAGGTGGCCGAGATCAACCACCAGTACACCGAGGGTCTGATTACCCAGGGGGAGAAATACAACAAGGTTGTTGACATCTGGGCCCGTGCCACCGACGAGATTGCCAACAAGATGATGGAGGCAATGGAAAAGCCTTATATCATGACCGATCTGCAGAAGGATGCAGCTCAGGTCGATGATAAGCGGCTTGCCGACATGAGCGACAAAACCGGTGGAGAAACGGTCAACCCGATTTTTATGATGGCTGATTCCGGCGCCCGCGGCAGCAAGGACCAGATGCGGCAGCTGGCTGGTATGCGGGGCCTGATGGCAAAACCATCCGGCGAGATCATTGAAACGCCCATTACCGCCAATTTCCGGGAAGGGCTTTCTGTGCTCCAGTATTTTATTTCCACCCACGGTGCCCGTAAAGGGCTTGCCGATACGGCGCTGAAAACCGCCAACTCCGGATACCTGACCCGCCGCCTGGCAGATGTTGCCCAGGACTGCACCGTTATGGAGCATGACTGCGGCACAGTAATGGGCATTGAGGTCGAAGCCCTTCTCGAAGGCGGAGAAGTGATCCAGCCCCTTGAAGAGCGGGTTCTGGGCAGAATTGCCCTGGAAGACGTGCAGGATCCGTTCACCGACGAGGTGCTGATCCGCCGGGGCGATGAAATCGATGAATCCGGAGTTGCCCGCATCAGCCAGGCCGGGGTCACCAGTGTGAAAATCCGCTCGGTGCTCACCTGCCGTTCCCGGTTCGGGGTGTGTGCCATGTGTTACGGCCGGGATCTTGCTCATGGCGGATTTGTGGAAATCGGTCAGACGGTTGGCATAATTGCCGCCCAGTCCATTGGCGAACCCGGCACCCAGCTGACCATGAGAACCTTCCACATCGGCGGCACTGCCAGCCGGCGGGTGGAGGAAGCTGAAATCCGCGCCCGCGTGCAGGGGATTGTCAAGTACAACAAGCTTAATGTGGCTGTGAATGCGGAAAACCGCAAAATTGTCATGAACCGCAGAGGGGGAGAGTTTTCCGTTGTTTCGGATTCCGGCAGGGAACTGGAACGGTGCCCGGTGATCTACGGCGCAGACATCCTGGTCGAAGACGGCCAGCGGGTGGAGGCCGGCCAGTTGCTGGCTTCCTGGGATCCGTTCACCACTCCGATCATCACCGCAGTGGAAGGAAAGGTCAAGTTCGGGGACCTGGTGATCGGCCGGACGCTGCAGGAACGGGTTGACCCGGTGACCGGCAAGTCGAGTCTTACCGTGGTGGAATCCAAGGGAATGGACGCCAGGCCCAGAATTTCCATAAAGGACAAGGAAGGCAAAACAGCCAATATCCCTGGCTCCGGACCGGCCCGGTACGTGCTGCCGGTCAACACCATTCTGATGGTGGAGGAGCACGACCATGTGCGGGCGGGTGACATTATCGGAAAGATTCCCAGGGAAACCACCAAGACCAAGGACATTACCGGTGGTCTGCCGCGGGTCGCCGAGCTTTTCGAGGTGCGCAAACCCAAGGAAGCCGCGGTTCTATCCGAGATTGACGGCTTTGTGGCCATTGCCAAGGCCACAAAGAAGGGAAAGCAGCGCCTGACCGTGACACCGGTTGATGCCGGCGAGAAAAAGGAATACCTGATTCCCCGGGGGCGCCACATCAGCGTATATGACGGCGACTATGTCAAGGCCGGAGAACCGCTGACCGCAGGCAGCCCCAACCCGCAGGATATCCTGAGTATCAAAGGCGAAGTCGAGCTGGCCCGTTATTTGTTAAACGGGGTTCAGGAAGTCTACAGGCTCCAGGGGGTTCGCATCAACGACAAGCATATCGAGGTGATCGTGCGGCAGATGATGCGCCGGGTCAAAATTCAGACCGTTGGCGACACCGCTTTTATTCCCGAGGAACAGGTGGACAGAATCGAGTTTGAGGAAACCAACCAGGCGGTTGTGGAGCAGGGCGGGACCCCGGCGGTGGGCGAGCCGCTCATTCTGGGAATTACAAAAGCCTCTCTGTCCACAGACAGCTTTATCTCTGCGGCCTCCTTTCAGGAGACCACCAAGGTGCTGACAGATGCCAGCATCGCAGGTGCCTATGACGGTCTGCGCGGGTTGAAGGAAAATGTAATCATGGGCCGGCTGATCCCCGCAGGAACGGGCCGGAATGAATACGGGCGGCCGGATATCGCTGCTGAATACTAA
- the rplA gene encoding 50S ribosomal protein L1: MRKRSKKYREIKSRFDLQERIDFAAAVAAAVESSYVRFDETVDIATKLGVDPRHADQMVRGSVVLPHGLGKEVKVLVFAKGEKEKEAQEAGADYVGNDDLIEKIKGGWFGFDKAVATPDVMGSVGKIGKILGPRGLMPNAKTGTVTFDVARAVNELKAGKVDFRVDKTGIVHAPMGKVSFGPEKLLENVRAFMDTVLRLKPAASKGTYLRSIAVSTTMGPGFKVDPVFVKELLK, encoded by the coding sequence ATGCGTAAACGGAGCAAAAAATACAGGGAGATCAAGTCCAGGTTTGATCTCCAGGAGCGGATCGATTTTGCCGCTGCGGTGGCTGCTGCGGTTGAGTCTTCCTATGTCCGGTTTGATGAAACCGTCGATATTGCCACCAAGCTTGGAGTCGATCCCCGACATGCCGACCAGATGGTTCGCGGATCCGTGGTCCTGCCCCATGGCCTTGGAAAAGAAGTCAAGGTCCTGGTCTTTGCAAAGGGTGAAAAGGAAAAGGAAGCCCAGGAGGCAGGGGCTGACTATGTGGGCAATGACGACCTGATCGAAAAAATCAAGGGCGGCTGGTTTGGCTTTGACAAGGCCGTTGCGACGCCGGATGTAATGGGCTCTGTGGGAAAGATCGGAAAAATCCTCGGCCCGAGAGGGCTGATGCCCAATGCCAAGACCGGCACGGTCACCTTTGATGTGGCCCGGGCGGTCAATGAACTCAAGGCCGGCAAGGTGGACTTTCGGGTGGATAAAACCGGCATCGTTCATGCGCCCATGGGCAAGGTCTCCTTTGGCCCGGAAAAACTGCTCGAAAACGTCCGTGCGTTCATGGATACGGTGTTGCGCCTGAAGCCGGCGGCCAGCAAGGGAACGTATCTGCGCTCCATTGCCGTTTCCACAACCATGGGTCCCGGCTTCAAGGTGGACCCGGTGTTTGTGAAGGAATTGCTCAAGTAA
- the rpsL gene encoding 30S ribosomal protein S12, with protein sequence MPTINQLVRKGRKQIQKKKGAPALKASPQKRGVCVRVYTATPKKPNSALRKVARVRLTTGVEVSAYIPGIGHNLQEHSVVLVRGGRVKDLPGVRYHIVRGTLDTLGVTDRKQGRSKYGAKRPK encoded by the coding sequence ATGCCGACGATTAATCAGCTGGTTCGCAAGGGCCGCAAGCAGATTCAGAAGAAAAAGGGTGCGCCTGCGCTTAAAGCTTCGCCGCAAAAGCGCGGTGTGTGTGTCAGAGTTTATACGGCCACGCCCAAAAAGCCCAATTCCGCCCTGCGAAAGGTGGCAAGGGTTCGTCTGACAACAGGGGTGGAGGTTTCCGCGTATATCCCCGGCATCGGACATAATCTCCAGGAACACTCGGTGGTACTCGTGCGCGGGGGCCGGGTCAAGGACCTTCCCGGTGTCCGGTATCACATTGTTCGCGGTACCCTGGATACGCTTGGAGTGACTGACCGGAAGCAGGGTCGGTCCAAGTACGGAGCCAAACGCCCCAAGTAA
- the rpoB gene encoding DNA-directed RNA polymerase subunit beta → MTGNPPKYKRFRKNFGRIQSIVDIPDLIGIQRESYQRFLQMGVAPEERKDSGLQAVFTSVFPIKDFTGTASLEFVSYHFGEVKHSVNECINRGMTHEISVRIRVRLVVYDVDKTTGVSNIRDIKEQEIYFGTIPLMTERGTFIINGTERAVVSQLHRSSGVFFDHDKGKTHSSGRIIYSARIIPVRGSWIDMEIDPKDIVYVRIDRRRKFPVTLLFKALGYTNDDILSYFYHTEKVFIKNEKFVRKLNPEFLKGERPGEDIVHPETGEVLVRKGRMITKRAIRQLQAAGMEHVPMTADELQQRVIASDVLHPETGEVIARSNDPVEPDLLEQMAGAGVEWFELLVMEGPFTGQSIRKTLLLDKAKTKEEALIDIYRRLRPGNPVTAEVAQDFVDHLFFKTAYYDLSSVGRLKLNHRLNIDTPLGMRTLRREDILQTARILVELRDTQGTVDDIDHLGNRRVRAVGELLENQYRIGLVRMERAIKERMSMQEVDALMPNDLVNPKPVSAVVKEFFGTSQLSQFLDQTNPLSETTHKRRLSALGPGGLTRDRAGFEVRDVHPSHYGRICPIETPEGPNIGLIVSLCTYARVNEYGFIETPYRVVEEATVSNQIRLLSAFEEKDHPIAQANAPVDDRNRYVNPVVISRVDGEFMMVEKDRIELMDVSPNQLVSISASLIPFLENDDANRALMGSNMMRQAVPLLNTEAPLVGTGVEGIVARDSGVTVVARRDGTVVDVDASRIVLQHDPSDDPSQKDVTIYNLGKFVRSNQNTCFNNRPIVKKGERVHAGEIIADGPATDNGELALGKNVTVAFMPWGGYNFEDSILVSERLVKDGVFTSVHIEEFEVLARDTKLGREEITRDIPNVGEEALKDLDESGIIRLGAEVGPADILVGKVTPKGETQLSPEEKLLRAIFGEKAGDVKDTSLRVPPGISGIVTDVKVFSRRGVEKDERSRAIEDEEIAALEKDRDDELKIIEETARNEIIAVLVGKQCSESLIDGQKVLIAQDVRMEKKMLADIPLAKFGQISLKDKKTEEKVAEILSRYREQAEMAKSAFEHQVGSIEKGDELPPGVIKMIKIYVAMKRTLAVGDKMAGRHGNKGVVSRILPEEDLPYFADGRTVDMVLNPLGVPSRMNVGQILEIHLGRAAKGLGDQVNALLAEGKTEELRKKFKRIFSGKTQADQIKDISDSDVQRLAENTSEGVFMATPVFDGAREEEIKDLLSEAGVSPSGQATLYDGRTGLPFDEKVTVGAMYMLKLHHLVADKLHARSIGPYSLVTQQPLGGKAQFGGQRLGEMEVWAIEAYGAAHCLQEFLTVKSDDMAGRTRMYEKIVKGQNVFEPGLPESFRVLTKELQSLGLDITLVEDDSE, encoded by the coding sequence ATGACAGGAAATCCGCCGAAATACAAACGATTTCGGAAAAATTTCGGTCGCATTCAGTCCATTGTGGACATCCCGGATCTTATCGGGATTCAACGCGAATCCTACCAGCGATTTCTGCAGATGGGGGTTGCTCCCGAAGAGCGGAAAGACAGCGGTCTGCAGGCTGTGTTTACCTCGGTGTTTCCCATAAAGGATTTCACCGGAACGGCTTCTCTGGAATTTGTTTCATACCATTTCGGGGAGGTCAAACACTCGGTCAATGAATGCATCAACCGGGGCATGACCCATGAAATTTCTGTTCGGATCCGGGTGCGCCTGGTGGTCTATGATGTAGACAAGACCACGGGTGTTTCCAACATCCGGGATATCAAGGAGCAGGAGATTTATTTCGGCACCATCCCCCTGATGACCGAACGCGGTACTTTTATCATCAACGGCACGGAACGCGCGGTGGTCAGCCAGTTGCACCGTTCCTCGGGCGTGTTTTTTGACCATGACAAGGGCAAGACCCATTCCAGCGGGCGGATCATTTACAGCGCCCGGATTATTCCGGTTCGGGGTTCCTGGATTGACATGGAAATTGATCCCAAGGATATCGTTTACGTGCGCATCGACCGGCGGCGCAAGTTTCCGGTCACCCTGCTGTTTAAGGCCCTGGGCTACACGAATGACGATATCCTGTCTTATTTTTACCATACCGAAAAAGTGTTTATTAAGAATGAAAAATTTGTCCGAAAGCTGAATCCGGAATTTCTCAAGGGTGAACGTCCGGGCGAGGACATTGTACACCCGGAAACCGGAGAAGTTCTGGTCAGAAAAGGGCGGATGATCACCAAGCGCGCCATCCGGCAGCTTCAGGCCGCGGGCATGGAACATGTGCCCATGACCGCAGATGAGCTCCAGCAGCGCGTGATCGCCTCGGACGTGCTTCATCCGGAAACCGGTGAGGTCATTGCCCGCTCCAATGATCCCGTGGAGCCCGATCTGCTCGAACAGATGGCTGGCGCCGGGGTGGAGTGGTTTGAACTTCTGGTCATGGAAGGCCCATTTACCGGTCAGTCCATTCGAAAGACCCTGCTGCTGGACAAGGCCAAGACCAAGGAAGAGGCATTAATTGACATTTACCGGCGGCTGCGGCCGGGAAACCCGGTGACCGCGGAGGTGGCCCAGGATTTTGTGGATCATCTGTTTTTCAAGACCGCCTATTATGACCTGTCCAGCGTGGGCCGGCTGAAGCTCAATCATCGTTTAAATATCGACACTCCGCTGGGCATGCGGACACTGCGCAGGGAGGATATCCTTCAGACCGCCAGGATACTGGTGGAGCTGCGCGATACCCAGGGCACTGTGGATGATATCGATCACCTGGGCAACCGGCGGGTGCGGGCAGTGGGCGAGCTGCTGGAAAACCAGTACCGCATCGGACTGGTGCGCATGGAGCGGGCCATCAAGGAGCGCATGAGCATGCAGGAAGTCGATGCGCTGATGCCCAATGATCTGGTCAATCCCAAGCCGGTGTCGGCTGTGGTCAAGGAGTTTTTCGGCACCAGTCAGCTTTCGCAGTTTCTGGATCAGACCAACCCGCTTTCGGAAACAACCCACAAGCGGCGCTTAAGCGCCCTGGGCCCGGGCGGGTTAACGCGGGACCGGGCCGGCTTTGAGGTGCGCGACGTGCATCCGTCCCATTACGGCCGGATCTGTCCCATTGAAACTCCGGAAGGTCCCAATATCGGACTCATTGTTTCGCTTTGTACATATGCCCGGGTCAATGAATACGGATTTATTGAAACCCCGTACCGGGTGGTGGAGGAAGCCACGGTTTCCAATCAGATCCGGCTGCTCTCGGCTTTTGAGGAAAAGGACCATCCCATTGCCCAGGCCAACGCACCGGTGGATGACAGGAACCGGTATGTGAACCCGGTGGTGATTTCACGGGTGGACGGCGAGTTCATGATGGTTGAAAAAGACCGCATCGAACTCATGGACGTCTCTCCCAACCAGCTGGTGAGCATCAGTGCCTCGCTGATCCCGTTTCTGGAAAACGATGATGCCAACCGGGCGCTGATGGGATCGAACATGATGCGCCAGGCCGTTCCCCTTCTCAATACCGAGGCGCCTTTGGTGGGCACGGGCGTGGAAGGCATTGTGGCCCGGGATTCCGGAGTTACGGTTGTGGCCAGGCGCGACGGGACGGTGGTGGATGTGGATGCCTCCAGAATTGTCCTGCAGCATGATCCTTCAGATGATCCGTCCCAGAAGGATGTCACCATATACAACCTGGGCAAGTTCGTGCGTTCCAACCAGAATACCTGTTTTAACAACAGGCCCATTGTCAAGAAGGGCGAAAGGGTTCACGCCGGTGAAATTATTGCCGACGGTCCGGCCACGGACAACGGGGAACTGGCCTTGGGCAAAAACGTGACAGTGGCGTTTATGCCCTGGGGGGGGTACAATTTTGAAGACTCCATTCTGGTCAGCGAACGCCTGGTCAAAGACGGGGTGTTTACCTCTGTGCACATCGAGGAATTCGAGGTGCTGGCCAGAGACACCAAACTGGGCCGTGAGGAAATTACCCGCGATATTCCCAATGTTGGGGAAGAAGCCCTCAAGGACCTGGATGAAAGCGGTATTATCCGGCTCGGTGCCGAGGTGGGCCCGGCCGATATCCTGGTGGGCAAGGTCACGCCCAAGGGCGAAACCCAGCTTTCTCCTGAGGAAAAATTGCTCCGGGCCATATTCGGGGAAAAGGCCGGGGATGTGAAGGATACCTCGCTGCGGGTGCCGCCCGGTATTTCCGGGATTGTCACGGATGTCAAGGTGTTTTCCCGCCGCGGCGTGGAAAAAGACGAGCGGTCGCGGGCAATCGAGGACGAGGAAATTGCCGCCCTGGAAAAGGACCGCGACGATGAGCTAAAGATCATCGAGGAGACGGCCAGAAACGAGATCATTGCCGTTCTGGTCGGCAAACAGTGCTCGGAAAGCCTCATCGACGGACAGAAGGTGCTGATTGCCCAAGATGTCCGGATGGAAAAAAAGATGCTGGCCGATATTCCCCTGGCCAAGTTCGGGCAGATTTCTCTAAAGGACAAAAAGACCGAGGAAAAAGTGGCAGAAATCCTGTCGCGATATCGTGAGCAGGCCGAAATGGCCAAATCCGCCTTTGAGCACCAGGTCGGTTCCATTGAAAAAGGCGATGAACTGCCCCCCGGCGTCATCAAGATGATCAAGATCTACGTGGCCATGAAGCGAACCCTGGCCGTGGGCGACAAAATGGCTGGCCGGCACGGCAACAAGGGCGTTGTTTCGCGCATTTTGCCGGAAGAAGACCTGCCCTATTTTGCTGACGGCCGCACCGTGGACATGGTTTTAAATCCTCTGGGCGTGCCGTCTCGGATGAATGTGGGCCAGATCCTTGAAATTCATCTCGGAAGGGCGGCAAAGGGCCTTGGAGACCAGGTCAATGCGCTGCTGGCCGAGGGCAAAACCGAGGAGCTGCGCAAAAAATTCAAAAGAATCTTTTCCGGCAAGACGCAAGCCGACCAGATAAAGGATATATCCGATTCCGATGTTCAGCGCCTGGCTGAAAATACCTCTGAAGGGGTCTTTATGGCTACCCCCGTGTTTGACGGCGCCAGGGAAGAGGAGATCAAGGACCTGCTCTCTGAGGCCGGGGTCAGCCCGTCGGGTCAGGCCACCCTTTATGACGGCCGCACAGGCCTGCCCTTTGATGAAAAGGTCACTGTCGGCGCCATGTATATGCTCAAACTGCACCATTTGGTTGCAGACAAGCTCCATGCGCGATCCATCGGCCCTTATTCCCTGGTAACCCAGCAGCCCCTCGGGGGAAAGGCACAGTTCGGCGGCCAGCGGCTTGGGGAAATGGAGGTATGGGCCATAGAGGCCTATGGCGCTGCCCATTGCCTGCAGGAGTTTCTGACGGTGAAGTCCGATGACATGGCCGGCAGAACCCGCATGTACGAAAAAATCGTCAAGGGCCAGAATGTTTTTGAGCCCGGGTTGCCCGAATCTTTCCGGGTTCTGACCAAGGAATTGCAGAGTCTGGGCCTGGACATAACGCTGGTGGAAGACGACAGCGAATAA
- the rplK gene encoding 50S ribosomal protein L11: protein MAKKVVAQVKLQVPAGKANPSPPIGPALGQHGVNIMDFCKAFNARTANDEGMITPVVITIYQDKTFTFITKTPPAAVLLKKAAGIARGSGSPKAEKVGKVTQAQVEEIAKTKMPDLNAPDMENACRIIEGTARSMGLEVV, encoded by the coding sequence CTCCAGGTACCGGCGGGAAAGGCCAATCCTTCACCGCCCATCGGCCCCGCACTGGGTCAGCACGGGGTCAATATCATGGATTTTTGCAAGGCGTTTAACGCCAGAACGGCAAATGACGAAGGCATGATCACCCCGGTGGTGATCACCATATACCAGGACAAAACCTTTACGTTTATCACCAAAACCCCGCCGGCTGCTGTGTTGTTGAAAAAAGCCGCCGGCATTGCAAGGGGTTCGGGCAGTCCCAAGGCCGAAAAAGTCGGCAAGGTGACCCAGGCCCAGGTGGAAGAGATCGCCAAAACCAAGATGCCGGATTTAAATGCCCCGGACATGGAAAACGCCTGCCGCATTATCGAGGGCACGGCCAGGAGCATGGGGCTTGAAGTGGTCTAA
- the rplL gene encoding 50S ribosomal protein L7/L12: MADITKQDVIDFIANMTVLELSELIKELEDKFGVSAAAPVAAAGAPAAGGEGAAVEEEKTEFDVVLTAVGDKKIQVIKEVRAITGLGLKEAKAMVEEAPKPVKEGVVKEEADKIKEQLEGVGASVEIK, encoded by the coding sequence ATGGCTGACATCACCAAACAGGATGTAATCGATTTTATTGCCAACATGACGGTTCTGGAGCTTTCCGAACTGATCAAGGAACTGGAAGACAAATTCGGCGTTTCCGCCGCAGCACCCGTGGCAGCGGCCGGCGCGCCGGCCGCAGGCGGTGAAGGCGCCGCAGTCGAAGAGGAAAAGACCGAGTTTGACGTGGTCCTGACCGCAGTGGGCGACAAAAAGATTCAGGTTATCAAGGAAGTGCGTGCCATCACCGGTCTGGGCCTCAAGGAAGCCAAGGCCATGGTTGAAGAAGCGCCCAAGCCGGTCAAGGAAGGCGTGGTCAAGGAAGAGGCCGACAAGATCAAAGAACAGCTCGAAGGTGTGGGTGCCTCTGTGGAAATCAAGTAG